In the Marinomonas algicola genome, one interval contains:
- a CDS encoding M18 family aminopeptidase: MKNQAFNHSLLSFLRNSPTPFHAVESMKATLLDNGFTELKEKDHWVIEEGGNYFVTRNASSVIAFTAPELNFHTTGWRMVGGHTDSPCLKLKPNAHVVRSGYHQLGVEVYGGVLLHTWLDRDLSLAGRITVKLDSGDRVSRLIDFKDPIAVVPNLAIHLNRSVNEGFSVNPQEEMLPILGLAKSEFELQSVLMTQIEKQYPGLNVKEILDFELSLYDTQAPALVGLNKEFICSARLDNLLSCFVGLEALLAGLDSKQPALLICTDHEEVGSLSTSGANGPFLEDVLQRLSPNPEHFVQAINRSMLISADNAHGLHPNYSSKHDKLHAPMINSGAVIKVNNNQRYATNSETAGIYRDLAKQEGYEVQTFVVRSDMACGSTVGPIIAGGIGVPTIDIGLPTFGMHSIRELAGSEDAYGLAKVLTRFMDTPVLMSNEEK; the protein is encoded by the coding sequence ATGAAAAATCAAGCTTTTAATCACTCCTTATTATCATTTTTACGCAATTCTCCAACCCCGTTTCATGCCGTAGAGAGCATGAAGGCCACATTACTCGACAATGGTTTTACTGAATTAAAAGAAAAGGACCATTGGGTGATAGAGGAGGGTGGAAACTATTTTGTAACACGAAATGCGTCTTCGGTTATTGCGTTTACGGCACCAGAACTTAACTTTCATACGACAGGTTGGAGAATGGTTGGGGGACACACCGATAGCCCCTGCTTAAAATTAAAACCTAACGCTCATGTTGTGCGTTCCGGTTATCATCAATTAGGTGTTGAGGTATATGGCGGTGTGCTTTTACATACTTGGCTTGATCGTGATCTCTCTTTGGCCGGACGGATAACCGTAAAATTGGATTCTGGGGACAGGGTCAGCCGTCTGATTGATTTTAAAGACCCTATTGCCGTTGTACCTAACCTTGCTATTCATTTGAATCGCTCTGTAAATGAGGGGTTCTCTGTTAACCCTCAAGAAGAGATGCTGCCTATTTTAGGTCTTGCCAAATCAGAATTTGAATTACAGTCAGTGTTAATGACTCAAATTGAAAAACAATATCCAGGGTTGAATGTGAAAGAAATTCTGGATTTTGAATTATCTTTATACGATACCCAAGCGCCCGCTCTTGTAGGATTAAATAAAGAATTTATTTGTTCAGCTAGGTTAGACAACTTATTGAGTTGTTTTGTCGGTTTAGAAGCCTTGCTTGCTGGTTTAGACAGTAAGCAGCCTGCATTATTAATTTGTACGGATCATGAAGAAGTGGGTAGCTTATCGACTAGTGGGGCGAACGGTCCTTTCTTAGAGGATGTATTGCAGCGTTTATCGCCAAATCCTGAGCATTTTGTACAAGCCATTAATCGCTCGATGTTAATTTCTGCCGATAATGCCCATGGTTTACATCCGAACTATTCCAGTAAACATGATAAGTTGCACGCTCCGATGATTAATTCCGGTGCCGTGATTAAAGTCAATAATAATCAACGTTATGCAACGAACAGTGAAACAGCAGGTATCTATCGTGATCTTGCCAAGCAAGAAGGGTATGAGGTACAAACATTTGTTGTTCGCTCTGACATGGCGTGTGGCAGTACGGTAGGGCCTATTATCGCTGGCGGTATTGGTGTGCCGACAATTGATATCGGTTTACCGACCTTCGGTATGCATTCAATTCGAGAGCTTGCAGGCAGTGAAGATGCCTATGGTTTGGCTAAAGTATTAACCCGCTTTATGGATACGCCTGTACTAATGTCTAATGAAGAAAAATAA
- a CDS encoding TolC family outer membrane protein, whose product MKKHIIATVIAAASISNTYAESLFDVYKLAQEHDPSLRSAAATYDAQKEEVVITKGNLFPSITFNGNLGYTDTDNKSYDGNVLSNSLSLDMNYPIYSPALSYAVDAVEIGFNSAAIDYENAQENLALKSLTEYFDLLAAQAALKNTEAQVLSNASQLDRVKKQFDVGLVSVTDLQDAQAAYDAIKVQSLSAYSNVLKAQQALYQRTGRHITKIPELSKGYQIKLDNDLTIEQLIKLAQKQNTDIKTLDLAVQAAEKNIQIEKSNGRSPTVVLTGSLSQSDSDSSPNRSSDGASTDASIGIGVSIPLYKGGAINASVRKAAANTEAVRESRSAAIQTLELNLRSLHLDLQTSVAQIDAQAQLVKSRTSALEATQAGYDAGIRNLVELLTAQSNLYDAQNTYEQLRYGFVVQKLNLLELTGDLTEDEIHKLGAWLK is encoded by the coding sequence ATGAAAAAGCATATTATAGCTACGGTTATTGCAGCAGCAAGCATAAGCAACACCTATGCAGAGTCACTATTCGACGTGTATAAACTGGCGCAAGAACATGACCCAAGCTTACGTTCAGCCGCCGCAACTTATGATGCTCAAAAAGAAGAAGTTGTCATTACTAAAGGCAATTTATTCCCAAGCATTACCTTTAATGGCAATTTAGGATACACGGACACAGACAACAAATCTTATGATGGCAACGTGCTATCAAACTCTCTTTCACTTGATATGAATTATCCTATTTATTCTCCTGCATTAAGCTATGCCGTCGATGCTGTTGAAATAGGTTTTAATAGTGCAGCCATTGATTATGAAAATGCCCAAGAAAACCTAGCGCTAAAATCGCTTACAGAATATTTTGACCTACTTGCCGCTCAAGCCGCGTTGAAAAATACCGAAGCACAGGTTTTAAGCAATGCGAGCCAATTAGATCGAGTCAAAAAACAATTCGATGTGGGCTTAGTCTCTGTGACTGATTTGCAAGATGCGCAAGCCGCTTATGACGCCATCAAAGTACAGTCTTTGTCTGCTTACTCTAATGTATTAAAAGCCCAGCAAGCGCTATATCAGAGAACGGGAAGACATATAACCAAAATCCCTGAATTATCGAAAGGCTATCAGATTAAGCTCGATAACGACCTGACTATAGAGCAACTGATTAAACTTGCCCAAAAGCAGAACACGGACATCAAAACACTCGATTTAGCTGTACAAGCCGCTGAAAAAAATATCCAAATTGAAAAATCGAATGGTCGTTCACCTACCGTTGTGTTAACAGGCTCTTTAAGCCAATCTGATTCAGACTCTTCACCGAATAGATCTTCCGATGGTGCCTCAACGGATGCCTCAATTGGTATTGGAGTAAGCATTCCTCTTTATAAAGGTGGCGCGATTAATGCGTCTGTTCGCAAAGCAGCGGCCAACACGGAAGCTGTACGAGAGTCTCGTTCCGCGGCCATACAGACGTTAGAATTAAATTTACGCAGCCTGCATCTCGATTTACAAACATCGGTCGCACAGATAGACGCACAAGCTCAGCTAGTAAAATCACGTACAAGTGCATTAGAAGCAACCCAAGCTGGATATGATGCAGGAATACGTAATCTTGTTGAATTGTTGACGGCTCAATCCAACCTTTATGATGCGCAAAATACTTACGAACAGCTACGCTATGGGTTTGTTGTTCAAAAATTGAATCTATTAGAGCTAACGGGTGATTTAACAGAAGACGAAATTCATAAATTAGGTGCTTGGTTAAAATAG
- a CDS encoding 5'-3' exonuclease H3TH domain-containing protein, with product MQKKILLVDGLNLIRRIYAALESELDTIRRIERTQSTSIDTLTRLTKQFLPSHAIVVFDASGKTWRHTIFPEYKLGRVPMDDALLDALPEFAKLFRFNGIVSMRLTGWEADDIIATLAVKAAQNNIKSYIVSTDKGFSQLLGNSNILQYDCFAKVGYDKVWAEEKFGLPCDELTDYWALVGDTTNRIPGVMGVGPKTALIIMQKNNTIEKIYNDLTGLSEKQQKMLHGHYEQCLLSRQLVTLKTDIDVGVRLSQLTYPRN from the coding sequence GTGCAAAAAAAAATACTTCTTGTCGATGGTCTAAATCTAATTAGGCGAATTTATGCCGCGTTAGAGAGCGAACTGGATACCATAAGACGAATTGAACGAACTCAAAGTACGTCAATTGATACATTGACACGATTAACAAAACAATTTCTCCCTTCTCACGCTATTGTGGTTTTCGACGCTAGTGGAAAAACTTGGAGGCATACTATTTTTCCCGAATATAAATTAGGAAGAGTGCCTATGGATGATGCGCTATTAGATGCGCTACCAGAGTTTGCTAAGCTATTTCGTTTTAATGGGATTGTGTCTATGCGTTTAACGGGTTGGGAGGCGGACGATATTATTGCCACATTAGCCGTAAAAGCAGCACAGAATAATATAAAATCTTATATTGTTTCCACTGATAAAGGATTTTCTCAGCTATTGGGAAATTCAAATATTTTGCAATACGATTGTTTTGCTAAAGTAGGATACGACAAGGTATGGGCGGAAGAAAAATTCGGCCTCCCGTGTGACGAATTAACGGATTATTGGGCGTTGGTTGGAGATACAACAAATCGTATTCCCGGTGTGATGGGCGTGGGTCCGAAAACCGCATTAATAATTATGCAAAAGAACAATACAATCGAAAAAATTTATAATGACTTAACTGGGTTAAGCGAAAAACAGCAAAAAATGTTACATGGACATTATGAACAGTGCTTATTAAGTCGTCAGCTGGTGACGTTAAAAACGGATATTGATGTAGGGGTACGTTTATCCCAACTTACTTATCCACGTAACTGA
- the gltX gene encoding glutamate--tRNA ligase: MSEVRTRIAPSPTGDPHVGTAYVALFNMAFAKKMGGKFILRIEDTDQTRSTPESEKMILDALKWLGLDWAEGPDVGGPYGPYRQSERGDIYAEYAKELVESGHAFYAFETSEELDQMREEQKAQGLQQKYDGRALLLSEAEIQAKLDAGTPYVIRMKIPEEGTCVVEDMLRGQIEIEWSQVDMQVLLKADGMPTYHLANVVDDHLMKITHVIRGEEWINSAPKHILLYQYFDWDMPTLCHMPLLRNPDKSKLSKRKNPTSILYYQRMGYLPEAVINYLGRMGWSMPDEREKFTLEEMIEHFDIQRVSLGGPVFDVEKLSWLNGTWIRENLTHDQFASKFVDWALNPEYLMQILPLIIPRVEKFSDVADVAGFFLKGLLPVTKEDFSSVKMEEETLRKAMQFSLWKLEALRTWEKDDIFAVLKELAQALGVKPKDFFAPLFVAISGSTASVSVFDSMAILGPDLSRARLRTAVNALGGPSKKEAKRWEKEFLAL; the protein is encoded by the coding sequence ATGTCTGAAGTAAGAACTCGCATAGCCCCTTCACCAACGGGCGACCCTCATGTTGGAACCGCTTATGTTGCGCTTTTTAATATGGCTTTCGCGAAAAAAATGGGTGGTAAATTCATTCTTCGCATAGAAGATACGGATCAAACTCGTAGTACTCCAGAATCCGAAAAAATGATTCTAGATGCTTTGAAATGGCTTGGCTTAGATTGGGCAGAAGGGCCCGATGTCGGAGGACCTTATGGACCATATCGTCAGAGTGAGCGAGGTGATATTTACGCTGAATACGCAAAAGAGTTAGTTGAAAGTGGACACGCCTTTTATGCTTTTGAGACCTCTGAAGAGCTTGATCAAATGCGTGAAGAGCAAAAAGCTCAAGGTTTGCAGCAAAAATATGACGGTAGAGCGCTGTTATTGAGTGAGGCTGAAATACAGGCAAAACTTGACGCGGGAACGCCTTACGTTATTAGGATGAAAATTCCTGAAGAAGGCACCTGTGTTGTTGAAGACATGTTACGAGGTCAAATTGAAATTGAGTGGTCTCAAGTTGATATGCAAGTCTTGTTGAAAGCCGATGGGATGCCTACCTACCATTTAGCAAACGTGGTTGATGATCATTTAATGAAAATCACCCATGTTATCCGCGGCGAAGAATGGATCAACTCGGCGCCAAAACACATTTTGTTGTACCAGTACTTTGACTGGGATATGCCGACATTGTGCCATATGCCCTTGTTACGTAACCCAGATAAATCTAAGTTATCGAAACGTAAAAATCCAACGAGTATTCTTTATTATCAGCGTATGGGGTATTTACCAGAAGCGGTAATTAATTATTTAGGTCGTATGGGTTGGTCAATGCCTGATGAAAGAGAGAAGTTTACTCTTGAAGAAATGATTGAGCATTTTGACATTCAACGTGTTTCTTTAGGTGGCCCAGTTTTTGATGTAGAAAAACTAAGTTGGCTAAATGGTACTTGGATTCGTGAGAATTTAACTCATGATCAATTTGCCAGTAAGTTTGTTGATTGGGCACTTAATCCCGAATATCTTATGCAAATTCTTCCGTTAATCATTCCTCGTGTTGAAAAGTTCTCTGATGTGGCGGATGTGGCTGGGTTCTTCTTAAAAGGATTGTTGCCAGTTACCAAAGAAGATTTTTCAAGCGTTAAAATGGAAGAAGAGACTTTACGTAAAGCCATGCAATTTTCTCTTTGGAAGCTTGAAGCATTACGTACATGGGAAAAAGACGACATTTTTGCTGTATTGAAAGAGTTAGCTCAGGCATTAGGCGTTAAGCCAAAAGACTTCTTTGCACCATTGTTTGTGGCTATTTCAGGCTCCACAGCTTCTGTTTCTGTATTTGATTCTATGGCGATATTGGGTCCAGATTTATCTAGAGCAAGGTTGAGAACGGCTGTTAATGCGTTAGGTGGACCATCTAAGAAAGAGGCAAAACGCTGGGAAAAAGAGTTTCTAGCACTATAA
- a CDS encoding methyl-accepting chemotaxis protein, whose product MLSNLSFRSKLIALLASAIVGFVIVTIVALNGLESQEKSAAKLQNLSLVEKNLDSLTITMMEKYERLNSIDDSNYQEFINEINSDSENYSNALEKDVSILEEKKGKDLLRNTKQLLTQYSMALSELVEQRHIIGFDINSGVMGSIETLGLNVFEKVSFLSLIKQEFLPVREAEKNYIFEPTEENSITFQDKYDKFYKRVINFGLEDRFGEVINQYYEAVQLFAAQDKNLKAASETFTTQRQLFIDSRLETGVYIDNVVTEAQQAAKSMSSQASFTLISVSTIVALIAALMMASIGKSVNNTLNQIIKDLSKVKGGDLTARLSVNSKRNDEFDALCSSVNEMTTGLSSVISDVISTTKEVNGMVGNLNTSVSSIADSNRSVSLQTNSLAAATDQISTTISSISSTTEGLSRQSQETYESAKTGAETIKGALSNLSKTVEVVTKTGIQLNELGQLSKDIDNVIGMINDLANQTNLLALNAAIEAARAGEAGRGFSVVADEVRSLAEKTVDATSKITEIVSTIQGSTKNAIETMESGQESLKAIEEYGAKAETAMKDIEQSAQTSSLSSVDMARSIQEVAKTAVSMSQDMDSIAQQLQGDTESINSIAGNTNHIHELVSDLDNKTRVFTTD is encoded by the coding sequence ATGTTATCAAACCTCAGTTTTCGGTCAAAACTAATCGCCTTACTGGCCTCTGCGATTGTTGGATTTGTGATTGTAACGATAGTCGCTTTGAATGGACTAGAATCTCAAGAAAAGTCAGCCGCGAAGTTGCAAAACCTTTCGCTCGTTGAGAAGAACTTGGACAGTCTTACCATCACCATGATGGAAAAATATGAGCGACTTAATTCTATTGATGACAGCAACTATCAAGAATTTATTAATGAAATCAATTCTGATTCTGAGAACTACTCTAATGCGTTAGAAAAAGACGTTAGCATTCTTGAGGAAAAAAAAGGGAAGGACTTACTGCGCAACACCAAACAATTGTTAACTCAATATTCGATGGCATTAAGTGAACTGGTAGAACAGCGCCATATTATTGGTTTTGACATCAATTCTGGGGTAATGGGATCAATAGAGACACTGGGCTTGAATGTATTTGAGAAAGTGTCCTTTCTAAGCTTAATAAAGCAAGAATTTCTGCCGGTCAGGGAAGCTGAAAAAAACTACATTTTTGAGCCAACTGAAGAAAACTCGATTACGTTTCAAGATAAATACGACAAATTCTATAAGCGCGTAATCAACTTTGGCTTAGAGGACAGATTTGGGGAGGTGATCAATCAATATTATGAAGCTGTTCAACTATTTGCTGCTCAAGATAAAAACCTAAAAGCCGCCTCTGAAACCTTTACCACACAACGACAGCTATTCATTGACTCTCGACTAGAAACGGGCGTCTACATTGACAACGTCGTGACTGAAGCCCAACAAGCGGCGAAATCAATGTCGAGCCAAGCAAGTTTTACACTAATCAGTGTGAGTACGATTGTTGCCCTGATTGCCGCCTTAATGATGGCGAGCATTGGTAAAAGTGTTAACAACACTCTCAATCAAATAATTAAAGATTTATCGAAAGTCAAAGGAGGAGATCTGACCGCTCGTCTTTCTGTTAATTCAAAACGAAATGATGAGTTCGATGCCTTATGCAGCTCTGTGAATGAAATGACTACTGGACTTAGTTCTGTTATCAGCGATGTTATTTCTACTACCAAAGAAGTCAATGGTATGGTTGGTAATCTTAATACCTCGGTTAGTAGTATTGCAGATAGTAACAGGTCTGTGAGCTTACAGACCAATTCCTTGGCGGCCGCAACGGATCAGATATCGACTACAATTTCAAGTATTTCTAGCACGACGGAAGGTTTAAGTAGACAGTCTCAAGAAACCTATGAGTCCGCTAAAACCGGAGCCGAAACCATAAAAGGCGCACTATCCAACTTAAGTAAAACCGTTGAAGTGGTTACGAAAACGGGTATTCAGCTTAACGAACTTGGTCAACTGTCTAAAGACATTGACAATGTCATTGGCATGATCAATGACCTTGCGAACCAAACAAACTTACTTGCATTGAACGCAGCCATTGAGGCGGCGAGAGCAGGTGAAGCCGGAAGAGGCTTCTCCGTCGTTGCCGATGAAGTCCGCTCTCTTGCCGAAAAAACAGTTGATGCCACGTCGAAAATAACTGAAATAGTTAGCACTATTCAAGGTTCGACTAAAAACGCAATTGAAACAATGGAAAGCGGGCAAGAAAGCCTGAAAGCCATTGAAGAGTATGGCGCAAAAGCAGAAACCGCAATGAAAGACATAGAACAGAGCGCTCAGACAAGTTCGTTGTCTTCTGTTGATATGGCAAGATCTATTCAAGAGGTAGCCAAAACAGCCGTTAGTATGAGTCAAGATATGGATAGCATTGCACAGCAACTTCAAGGAGATACAGAATCAATCAACAGCATTGCTGGCAACACAAACCATATACATGAGTTGGTCAGTGACTTAGACAATAAAACACGGGTATTCACTACGGACTAG
- a CDS encoding DUF3301 domain-containing protein translates to MYIELIDIVIFIILAAIGYFWWNANSVRENALAHVKTHCKKHDVQLLDQSVALQKWRIIWSKGQLRIKREYQFEFTSTGEARYKGKVTFESSNPIKIELPAYHI, encoded by the coding sequence ATGTACATTGAACTAATTGATATTGTAATTTTTATTATTTTAGCGGCTATTGGCTATTTTTGGTGGAATGCTAACTCGGTACGGGAGAATGCCCTAGCTCATGTCAAAACTCATTGCAAAAAACATGACGTACAATTATTGGATCAATCTGTGGCGCTACAAAAATGGCGTATTATTTGGTCAAAAGGCCAATTAAGGATAAAGAGGGAGTATCAGTTTGAGTTCACCTCGACAGGGGAAGCCAGATATAAAGGAAAGGTGACATTTGAAAGCAGTAACCCTATAAAAATTGAACTTCCAGCCTACCATATTTAA
- a CDS encoding sigma-54-dependent transcriptional regulator → MQNQKTPSGIKIWLIDDDELVRSTTSQWLGLSDHDVVEFTNPLQLLDDFSENESCVIISDIRMSPMDGLSLLAKLLEKDPQVPVILITGHGDIDMAVSSLRDGAFDFLEKPFDPKRLSITVEKAIEKRQLWLNQHYQNRYLDGLEGLEELIIGQCHPIKQVREQINTFAKMDTNVIVYGDTGCGKELVAQALHKTSHRSEHPFVAINCAAIPAELFESELFGHEAGAFTGANKKRIGKIENASKGTLFLDEIESMPIAMQIKLLRVLQENTLERVGSNQSTKVDLRVVAAAKTDLQRLDGFRQDLFFRLNVSQIHLPTLRQRGDDIPLLFKHFCRQFADERGVPIKKLSPIDHETLMIYSWPGNIREMRNIALRYVLEPNTTIAKILNGYHTQEPNYQYSPLPLSVKVQDYERSLIDSSLERCKGNIQEALEILQLPRRTLNQKMQKYGLNRSDYLDNQDS, encoded by the coding sequence ATGCAAAATCAAAAAACACCTTCCGGTATTAAAATTTGGTTGATTGACGACGACGAACTCGTTAGATCAACAACGTCACAATGGCTGGGGTTATCTGACCATGATGTTGTTGAATTCACCAACCCCTTACAGCTACTGGATGATTTTAGCGAAAATGAAAGCTGTGTCATTATCAGCGACATCCGAATGTCACCTATGGACGGACTCAGCTTACTCGCCAAACTGTTAGAAAAAGATCCTCAGGTACCCGTTATTTTAATCACTGGCCATGGCGATATCGACATGGCGGTTAGCTCATTAAGAGACGGCGCCTTTGACTTCTTGGAAAAGCCGTTTGACCCAAAAAGGCTGTCAATCACAGTTGAAAAAGCCATCGAAAAGCGTCAACTATGGCTCAATCAACACTATCAGAACCGCTATTTAGATGGTCTTGAAGGCCTTGAAGAGCTAATTATTGGCCAGTGCCACCCAATCAAACAGGTCAGAGAACAAATAAATACCTTTGCTAAAATGGACACCAATGTGATTGTTTATGGGGATACCGGTTGCGGAAAAGAACTGGTTGCTCAGGCGTTACACAAAACCAGTCACAGGTCTGAACACCCCTTTGTAGCCATTAACTGCGCAGCAATACCAGCTGAACTGTTTGAAAGCGAACTCTTTGGCCACGAAGCGGGTGCCTTTACTGGAGCCAACAAAAAGCGCATTGGTAAAATTGAAAACGCCAGCAAAGGGACCCTTTTTCTCGATGAAATTGAAAGTATGCCAATCGCAATGCAAATAAAACTGCTAAGGGTATTACAAGAAAATACACTGGAACGGGTGGGCAGCAATCAATCTACCAAGGTCGATTTAAGGGTAGTTGCCGCCGCAAAAACAGACTTGCAACGTTTAGATGGCTTTCGGCAGGATCTCTTCTTTCGCTTAAATGTATCTCAAATACATTTACCAACATTAAGACAGAGAGGTGACGACATTCCATTGCTGTTTAAACATTTCTGTCGGCAATTTGCGGATGAAAGAGGTGTCCCTATAAAAAAACTCAGCCCTATCGACCATGAAACACTCATGATATACAGTTGGCCTGGAAATATACGGGAAATGCGCAACATTGCATTACGCTACGTATTAGAGCCAAACACTACGATTGCAAAAATTTTAAATGGCTATCATACACAAGAGCCGAACTACCAATACAGTCCTCTTCCACTGAGCGTAAAAGTTCAGGATTATGAGAGAAGCTTAATCGACTCAAGCTTAGAGCGCTGCAAAGGAAATATCCAGGAAGCGCTAGAGATATTGCAGCTACCAAGGCGGACGCTAAATCAAAAAATGCAAAAATACGGTCTAAACCGCAGCGACTATCTTGATAATCAAGACAGTTAG
- a CDS encoding sensor histidine kinase: MSIPYKKNKALFFVTSLIALYVVFWGVQAISLQLLLINKHRAGEDQLLTYVADLRRELKDYRFLPYTLTENPSIRRFLTDGTSTNNAPLLTSIQRQLEDLNKASQTQAWFVLDDKGKVLISSTQSDSDDLSHYFEPHILKIELEDQKGESILLTGYNKNNKQVTHLVLAPIYQNTVITGSIGVRVNLNRLIESWTVVGDLIAITGKSHQTFIANNSKNIFDLKWDQKLTPIRFLDQTESKIYESNGEKFLLQNVLLDDLSWTLHFLTPLQQIVRTANFIAFGGVILISLILTFLLYRRERSLKIASAVENQRLVSKNTQLQRALIENTHVGLIQLTHLGIISFINPTGHRYFQQEHELVGTSLYNLLEVDLCDPKLMARLNQIFQNSSTEKFIEQEVVLKKSINESFPALLSVSPIEWSDSQGYLVTVINISKRKRAEQALTKINQQLELRVSERTATLKKTQKELLRSEKLAAIGQMSTAIAHELNQPLTGIRTLVYSAELLLERNNIEEAQATLVKLEQLVSRMHSLTSELKVLAYRRPENLVKTHCEECFDNALISLGDQTRSLSIIKDFSHPYVFAEPSRLERIFSNLIKNTLEACEEQSISPQIQINTTFDQNSGNLIIEFSDNGPGADKDILPHLLEPFYTSKPVGKGLGLGLAISASLANDMKGQLIAGISPLGGLAFTLTLQRAE; this comes from the coding sequence ATGAGCATTCCCTATAAAAAAAATAAAGCGCTCTTTTTTGTCACCAGCCTCATTGCTCTTTATGTGGTTTTTTGGGGCGTTCAAGCCATTTCTCTACAATTGCTTTTAATCAATAAACACCGAGCAGGTGAAGACCAGCTATTAACTTACGTCGCCGATCTTAGAAGAGAGCTGAAAGACTATCGCTTTTTGCCTTATACGCTAACAGAAAACCCCAGTATAAGACGCTTTTTGACAGACGGAACCAGTACGAATAACGCCCCACTTTTAACATCCATTCAAAGACAACTAGAAGACTTAAACAAAGCCTCTCAGACACAAGCTTGGTTTGTTTTGGATGACAAAGGTAAAGTGCTCATTTCTAGCACCCAATCTGACTCCGACGATTTAAGTCATTATTTTGAACCTCACATTTTGAAAATTGAATTAGAGGATCAAAAAGGGGAATCCATACTATTAACTGGCTACAACAAAAATAATAAACAGGTTACTCACTTAGTACTGGCACCAATTTATCAAAATACCGTTATCACTGGTTCAATAGGTGTCAGAGTAAATTTAAATCGACTCATCGAGAGCTGGACAGTTGTCGGCGACTTAATTGCCATTACCGGCAAAAGCCACCAGACTTTTATCGCAAACAATTCTAAGAATATATTTGACCTAAAATGGGATCAAAAACTCACCCCAATTCGTTTTTTAGATCAGACCGAATCTAAGATATATGAGAGTAATGGTGAAAAGTTTCTCTTACAAAACGTGTTGCTAGACGATTTATCTTGGACTTTGCACTTTTTAACACCATTACAACAAATTGTTCGAACCGCTAATTTTATCGCTTTTGGCGGTGTTATCTTAATCTCTCTGATCCTCACTTTTTTACTTTATAGACGTGAACGGTCCCTTAAAATAGCCTCAGCCGTCGAAAACCAACGCTTAGTTTCAAAGAATACTCAATTGCAGCGCGCTCTTATCGAAAACACACACGTTGGCTTAATTCAGTTGACCCATTTAGGTATAATTTCTTTTATTAACCCAACAGGTCATCGCTACTTTCAGCAAGAACACGAATTAGTGGGCACGTCTTTATACAACCTTCTCGAGGTTGATCTCTGCGATCCCAAATTGATGGCTCGACTAAATCAAATTTTCCAAAATAGCAGCACAGAAAAATTCATTGAGCAGGAAGTCGTTTTAAAAAAATCAATCAACGAAAGCTTTCCTGCCCTGCTGTCCGTTTCGCCGATTGAATGGTCAGATTCACAAGGGTATTTAGTCACTGTGATCAATATCAGCAAAAGAAAGCGTGCTGAGCAGGCCTTAACTAAAATAAACCAACAATTAGAATTGCGCGTTTCGGAAAGAACGGCGACCCTTAAAAAAACACAAAAAGAACTGTTAAGAAGTGAGAAATTAGCCGCGATAGGCCAGATGTCAACCGCCATTGCTCATGAACTTAATCAGCCTTTAACCGGAATACGCACTTTGGTTTATAGCGCTGAACTGCTACTGGAACGAAATAATATTGAAGAAGCTCAAGCAACCTTAGTCAAACTCGAACAACTCGTCAGTCGCATGCACAGCTTAACCAGCGAGCTAAAAGTATTGGCATATCGAAGACCTGAGAATCTTGTTAAAACACATTGTGAAGAATGCTTTGATAATGCACTAATCAGTTTAGGCGACCAAACACGTTCATTGAGTATTATAAAGGACTTCTCTCATCCCTACGTTTTTGCTGAGCCCAGTCGACTCGAAAGAATTTTTTCCAACTTAATAAAAAACACACTTGAAGCGTGTGAGGAACAATCCATTTCGCCACAGATTCAAATCAATACAACATTTGATCAAAATTCAGGGAACCTCATTATTGAATTCAGTGATAATGGGCCGGGCGCTGATAAAGACATCCTACCTCATTTACTTGAGCCTTTTTATACAAGCAAACCTGTTGGTAAAGGGCTTGGCCTTGGGCTCGCTATTAGCGCAAGCTTAGCCAATGATATGAAAGGACAACTGATTGCGGGTATCTCTCCTCTCGGTGGCCTAGCCTTTACCTTGACACTACAAAGAGCAGAATAG